Proteins encoded together in one Vicinamibacteria bacterium window:
- a CDS encoding histidine kinase dimerization/phospho-acceptor domain-containing protein has product MNLLDRLFWRLFLAISCTLLAAVASVSWLAARSIRQSYFAYIENDLFARAALVKETCRDVFSGADRTDCEASFQGHGASTDSTRFTLILASGEVISDSAHDPDGMESHSNRPEIRSALLGKRSASVRFSRTSHERLMYVAVPVEDMGRVVGVIRGSVPVDGIDRQLASLYRRISAAAVAVACLGAVLSWWIARFTARPLEVMSRRLAAGNSRGKRLPVVGSAEVGVIAEAVNRLTLELEQAGQLASRQDRELETIMASTTEGVLVTDNDGRVLRVNSAALGILQLRHDAIIGKLVSSTANNGVLERLVAQGISGTSGSTHDLVSGAGTGRYVLATSTPLQDSFGRTIGAVIVMSDWTRIRKLDHLRRDFTANVSHELKTPLTAIQGFADTLLQGALEEPEEARHFVRVISEQARRLRGVIEGLMDLTRLEGQAERQEIDRTWHHLKDVLSPLLETFSARSSEVRAELELDCPDGLTARVNAPLLERAIANLVDNALRYGGKGVRVAISVEEDGESIGIAVTDDGMGMEPAESARIFERFYRVGRSTDQHPEGSGLGLAI; this is encoded by the coding sequence TTGAATTTGCTCGACCGGCTCTTCTGGAGGCTCTTCCTCGCGATCTCCTGCACGCTTCTGGCGGCAGTCGCCTCGGTGAGCTGGCTCGCTGCTCGATCGATCCGCCAGAGCTATTTTGCTTACATCGAGAACGATCTATTTGCACGCGCCGCGCTCGTGAAGGAAACATGTCGGGACGTCTTCAGCGGGGCCGACCGCACGGACTGCGAGGCAAGCTTCCAGGGTCACGGAGCTTCGACGGACAGCACCCGTTTCACCCTGATCCTCGCTTCGGGCGAGGTCATCAGCGACTCCGCCCACGATCCGGATGGAATGGAAAGCCATTCGAATCGTCCCGAGATCCGGTCGGCTCTGTTGGGAAAGCGCAGCGCCTCGGTCCGCTTCAGCCGTACGAGCCACGAGCGCTTGATGTACGTGGCCGTTCCCGTGGAAGACATGGGAAGGGTTGTGGGCGTCATTCGGGGGTCCGTGCCGGTGGACGGCATCGACCGCCAGCTTGCGAGCCTGTACAGGAGGATCTCTGCCGCCGCCGTTGCGGTCGCGTGTCTCGGAGCCGTCCTGAGCTGGTGGATTGCGCGCTTTACCGCTCGTCCGCTGGAAGTGATGTCTCGTCGCTTGGCTGCCGGGAATTCCAGGGGAAAGAGGCTCCCGGTAGTGGGTTCCGCTGAGGTGGGAGTCATTGCCGAGGCGGTCAATCGGTTGACCCTGGAGCTGGAGCAAGCCGGGCAGTTGGCGTCGAGGCAGGATCGGGAGCTGGAAACCATCATGGCGAGCACAACGGAAGGGGTCCTCGTCACTGACAACGACGGCAGGGTGCTGCGAGTCAATAGTGCGGCTCTCGGGATTCTGCAATTGCGACACGACGCGATAATCGGGAAGCTCGTCTCCAGCACGGCGAACAACGGTGTACTGGAGAGACTCGTGGCTCAGGGCATCTCGGGAACGTCGGGATCGACTCACGATCTGGTGTCGGGCGCAGGGACGGGACGCTACGTTCTCGCCACCAGCACTCCGCTCCAGGACAGTTTCGGTCGAACGATCGGGGCCGTCATCGTGATGAGCGATTGGACGCGGATCCGGAAGCTCGATCATCTGCGGCGGGACTTCACCGCCAATGTTTCGCACGAGCTCAAAACGCCGCTCACCGCGATTCAGGGCTTCGCCGATACCCTGCTGCAGGGTGCGTTGGAGGAGCCCGAGGAAGCCCGTCATTTCGTTCGCGTCATCTCGGAGCAGGCACGCCGTCTCCGGGGGGTGATCGAGGGCTTGATGGACTTGACTCGATTGGAAGGACAGGCGGAAAGACAGGAAATCGACAGAACCTGGCACCATTTGAAGGACGTCCTCTCACCCCTGCTGGAGACCTTTTCCGCGAGGTCGAGCGAGGTCAGGGCTGAGCTCGAACTGGATTGTCCCGACGGCCTGACGGCTCGGGTGAACGCGCCCCTTCTGGAGCGAGCCATCGCCAATCTCGTGGACAACGCGCTTCGCTACGGCGGAAAGGGAGTGCGGGTGGCTATCTCGGTGGAAGAGGACGGTGAGAGCATCGGGATCGCCGTCACCGACGACGGCATGGGGATGGAGCCAGCCGAATCCGCTCGCATCTTCGAACGCTTCTACCGGGTGGGACGAAGCACCGACCAGCACCCCGAGGGAAGCGGTCTCGGCCTGGCGATT
- a CDS encoding response regulator transcription factor, whose product MGGEKILVVEDEQAIQQLLHYNLRKAGYETVSALSGREALERVDSETPALILLDLMLPDIDGLSLCRKLRTRQDTRSVPIVMLTARGEESDIIRGLEMGADDYVTKPFTLPVLIARIGAVLRRGDDGQSDGDEPLRIGEVSLHPGRREVRVSEKTVTLTNTEFRVLLVLMRRPGWVFTRQQIVDAVRSERYAVTERSVDVQIVGLRKKLGSASRQIETVRGVGYRFRD is encoded by the coding sequence ATGGGCGGTGAGAAGATCCTGGTCGTCGAGGATGAGCAGGCCATCCAGCAGCTACTGCACTACAACTTGAGAAAGGCAGGTTACGAAACCGTATCGGCGCTCTCGGGACGAGAAGCACTCGAGCGGGTCGATTCCGAGACGCCCGCTCTGATACTGCTCGACCTGATGCTACCGGACATCGACGGGCTCAGCTTGTGCAGGAAGTTGAGGACCCGTCAAGACACGAGAAGCGTCCCCATCGTGATGCTGACGGCAAGAGGAGAGGAGAGCGACATCATCCGCGGTCTGGAGATGGGCGCCGATGACTATGTCACGAAACCGTTCACTCTTCCGGTCTTGATCGCCAGAATCGGAGCGGTGCTTCGACGCGGCGACGACGGCCAGTCCGACGGCGATGAACCTCTCCGCATCGGTGAGGTCTCTCTTCACCCGGGTCGTCGGGAAGTGCGGGTGAGCGAAAAGACGGTCACGCTCACCAACACCGAGTTTCGCGTCCTGCTCGTTCTCATGCGTCGCCCGGGTTGGGTATTCACCCGGCAGCAGATCGTGGACGCCGTTCGAAGTGAGAGGTACGCGGTGACCGAGCGATCGGTGGACGTGCAGATCGTCGGATTGCGCAAGAAGCTCGGATCGGCGAGCCGACAGATCGAGACGGTGCGGGGCGTCGGCTACCGATTCCGAGATTGA